DNA sequence from the Sphingomonas bisphenolicum genome:
TCCGCTGCCCCATGGGACTTCCACCGCAAGGCAGCTTTTCGCCCTGAACTACACTGGAGGTCCCTTGAATTGCACAAGCATCCTAGCGCGCTGGGGGTAGCGACCACCCTCAAACCGGCAGCACCGGTAACGCTGATTCGCCCCGAAGCCGCTGCTCGGGCCGCCCGATTCTTCGTCGAGAAGTTTCCGGGTCGCTCGCTCTATGCGGTCAAGGCGAACCCGTCACCCGATCTGATCCGCACGCTGTTCGCCAACGGTGTCACGCATTTTGACGTGGCGTCGATCGCGGAAGTGCGGCTGGTCGCCGAAACGCTGGCGGGCGAAGAGGGTGTCAAACTCTGCTTCATGCACCCGGTCAAGGCCGAAGAAGCGATCGCGGAAGCCTATCATCGCTACGGCGTGCGCACCTTCTCGCTCGACACGATCGACGAGTTGGACAAGATCATGCGCGCCTGCGACGATGCGACCGATCTGGAGCTGTGCGTGCGCCTGCGCGTGTCGTCAGAACATTCCGAACTTTCCCTCGCCTCCAAGTTCGGCGCGGAACTGGGCGAAACCCGCGAATTGCTGATGGCCACGCGTCAGGCGGCCGATGCGCTGGGCATCTGCTTCCATGTCGGAAGCCAGGCGATGAGCCCGCAGGCCTATAGCGATGCGATCGAACGTGTCCGCGCCGCGATCGTGGACGCAGCCGTCACGGTCGACATCATCGATGTCGGCGGCGGCTTCCCGTCCATCTATCCGGGCATGGAGCCGGTCGCGCTCGAAAATTATTTCGAAGCGATCCATCGCGGCTTCGAAAGCCTGCCGGTCAGCTATTCGTCGGAACTGTGGTGCGAACCCGGCCGCGCGCTGTCGGCGGAATATAGCTCGATCATCGTGCGCGTCGAACGCCGTCGCGGCACCGAACTCTACATCACCGACGGCGCCTATGGCGCGCTGTTCGATGCCGCGCATATCGGCTGGCGCTTCCCCGTCGCGCTGCTGCGGGAAGAGGAGAGCGAGGAGGAACTGACCGCCTTCTCCTTCTACGGCCCGACCTGCGACGACATGGACCATATGGTCGGCCCGTTCATGCTGCCGGCGGACGTGACTGTGGGCGACTATATCGAAATCGGGATGCTCGGCGCCTATGGCGCGGCGATGCGGACCGGGTTCAACGGCTTCACGTCGGAAGCCACGATCGAGGTGGAGGACGAGCCGATGGCCAGCCTCTACACCGAAGTCGTGCCGGTCCGCCGTCGCGCAAACGTCATCAAGCTGGGCTAAACCGACTCCGGTTCCCCGGAGAGGATGTCTGTTCCCGGCCAGCCACGAGCCGGAACATAGAGAAACTGCCAATCCCTCGCCGCTCCCCCCTCGCGGCGAGGGATTGTCTTATCTGCGGAAGATGCCGACCAGTTCGACATGGGTCGTCCAGCGGAACTGGCCCACCGGCTTGACACTGTCGAGCCGATAGCCGGCCGCCGTCAGATGCGCCGCATCGCGCGCGAAGCTTGCCGGATTGCAGGACACATAGGCGACGACCGGCACGGCCGACGCCGCCAGTTGCAACACCTGCTCGCGCGCGCCCGCTCGCGGCGGATCCAGGATCACTGCGGCAAAGCGGTTCAACTCTTCGGGGGTCAGCGGCCGCCGGAACAGGTCGCGATGATCTGCCGCCAACCGTCGTTGCGCCCGCCCGGCCGCGAGCTTGAGCGAAAGGATCGCATCCCGCGCGCCCTCGCCGGCATAAACCGGACGCCCGTCGCCCAGCGCCAGCGCAAAGGTGCCAAGGCCGGCGAACAGATCGGCGATCGCCCCCGTCTCCGGCAGCGCATCGCGCACCGCGCCGACCAGCGCCGCCTCGCCATCGGGCGTCGCCTGCAGGAAGGCGAAGGGCGGAAAACCCACCGGCACGCCGCCGAAGCTGATCGTCGCCGCCTCCGGCTCCCAGCGCGTTTGCGCGCCATCGCCCTCATCGATGGTCAGCCGCGCCAGCCCGTGCGCCCGCGCAAAGTCGCCCAGCGCCTCGTCCGCCGCCAGCCCCTCGACCTTTACCCCCTCCAGCAGCAGATCGACGCCCTGGTCGACCAGCGACATCTTCACATGCGCAGCCCGTTTATCGGGCAGGATCGTCGCCAGCAGCCCCCGCAGCGGCGCCACCAGAGCGAACAGCCGCGGATCGAGCACCGCACACATCTCCAGGTCGATCAGCCGGTGACTGCCCCCCTCGGCAAAGCCGATGGTCACGCGCTTGCCCGCCCGCGCGGCCCGCAACGCCGCGCGCCGCCGCGTCATCGGCGGGGAGATATGGGGCGGCAGTACGGTAACAGGCACCACGCCCTGCCCCGCCAACGCGCCGGTCACCCGCGCCGTCACGAAATCTGCATAGCTTACCTCGTCCAGTTGCTGGATCTGGCACCCGCCACAAGCCGGGAAATGAGTGCAGGCCGGATCGACATGATGCGGTCCGGCGATGACGAACCCACCGGGGCCGATCCGGTCGCCCGGTGCGGTCAGCGGGAAATGGCGGCCGTCGGCCGTGATGCCATCGCCCTTGGCGGCGATGCGGATGATGATGTCTAGATCGGTATCTGTCACAATCGCGCGGCGATAGCCGCTGGCAGCGCGCCAAGCAAATCATCCGCGACAAAGGCCGGCCCGGCCCGCCGCGCCGCCTCGCCATGCAACCACACCGCCTCGCACGCCGCGCGAATGGGATCGCCCGTCGCCGCCAGCCGCCCGGCGCACAGCCCCGCCAGCACATCGCCGGTCCCCGCTGTCGACAGCCAGGTCGAAGCGCCCGTCGCTACCGCTGCTCGCCCGTCCGGCGCGGCGACCACGCTGTCCGCGCCTTTATACACCACGACCGCATCCGATTGTCGTGCCGCGACCAGCGCCCGATCGATCTTGCTGCCGGGCAAGTCCCCGAACAGCCGCCGGAACTCGCCCTCATGCGGCGTCAGGATCGCGCCCGCAGGAATGGCGCGCGCGCCCTCTCCGCCCAGCAAGGTCAGCGCATCGGCGTCCAGCACCAGAGCATGACCAGCGTCCATCGCCGCCGCCAGCCGCGCCCGGCCATCGGCGTCCCGCCCCAGTCCCGGCCCGACCAGCACGACGTCGATCCGTTCGTCCGCCAGCGCCTCGCCGATCCCCTCGGGCGCTTCGATCCGCAGATTGACGACGGCGTGCGGGCCGACGATCGGTCGATCGACAGCAAAGCGCCGCACCGACCCCGCCCCGGAATGGGCCGCCGCGATGCTGGCCAGCAGGCTAGCACCCGGCATCGCGCCACCGACCACCGCCACCAGGCCGCGCGTATATTTATGCGCGTCGGCCGCCGGCGCCGAAAGAATGGGCGCGCCCAACCGATGCACTGCGCTCGACACCGTTATGCCTATATCCGCCAGCACCAATCGCCCGCTATGCCCCGCCGCCGGTTGCAACATATGCGCAGGTTTGCAGGCGCCCAACGCGATGCAGGTGCCGAAACGTGGCACGGCGGACAGGATCGCGCCGCTATCGGTCTCGACCCCGCTCGGCAGGTCGATGGCGTGGCTGACCGCCGCCGTGCCGACCAGCGCACAGAGCCGCGCCGCCACGGCATCGTCCAGCCCGCGCGTCAGCCCGGTGCCGAACAGCGCATCGACCAGTTGCGTCGCCGGCGCGGCGGTCATCATATCCTCGACCGGTCCGCCCCATGCCGCCCGCGCACGCTGACCCGACACGGTGCGGCTTTCGCCCAGGGCCGCTACCCGCACCGGCGCACCTCGGTCGCGCAATATCCGAGCGATGACATAGCCGTCGCCGCCATTATTGCCCGGCCCGCACAATATCAGCGCATCGCGCCGATGCCCAACCCGCCAGATGATCTCCGCCGCCGCCGCGCCCGCCGTCTCCATCAATCCATAGTCGTCGATGCCCGCGTCGAAAGCCGCCTGCTCCGCCGCGCGCATCTGCGCGGCCGTCAGGATCGGCCCGCCGGTCATCGCCCGGAACCGGCGATCCGCGCCGGCAGCCGATAGCGATCGTCGCCCGTGACGACTTCTATCCGCTTGTCGTCCAATATGCTCAGCGTCGCCGCCTCCGCGCCATCGGCCGCCTCCAGCCCGCGCCCGTCCGCCAGCACGCGAAAGCGCCGGAAACCACCATCAGGATGCCGGAGCGTCAACATGGCGCCGACGCGCTCGACCAGGCAATCGCGCGCCCACGCGTCCGACCCCGCCAGCGCGCAATCCGCCTTGCCGTCATCGACCGGAGCCGCATCCGCCACAGCACCGGACTGGTTCCCGGAAGAGGGCGCCTCCCGACCGCAGCCCGCCAGCAGCACCAGCACCGCCAATGCTATGCCGCCCCATATCATGCCAATCGGCTCCTGCATGCCAGCACCGCCGGTCCCAATATCGACGCGAAGCGCGCTTGCCCCTCGGCATCACCGACCAGATCCTGCCGCATCTCCACGGCCAGATAGGGGATGCCATTGGATTCGGCATGGCGGTTCATCGTCGCATTGAGCAATGTACCGGCATAGGGCAACTGGTCGCCGACCTTCAGCCCCGCCGCCTCCAGCAAGGGAATCGCGATCCGCCCGGCGCGATCGTCCTGATTGTAGAGCACACCGATATCCCATGGCCGCTGCTGCCCCGGATCGCTCGCCAGCAGGGGCGTAAAACTATGAACCGACAGGATGAAGGGCGACCCCATGCCCTCCAGCAGCGTCGCGACCCGATGATGATAGGGATGGTGAAAGCGCATCATCCGGTCGGCCAGATCCGCATCGCGGTTGCCGGGGATCGCATGGCCATCGCTCATCACCGGCAGCAGGCCCGGCGCGTCCTCCTCGCGGTTGAGGTCGATCACCAGCCGCGACACGCCGCCCAATATCGCGGTGCAGCCCAACTGCCCGGCCAGCAACCGGCTGACTTCCGCCACGCCGATGTCGATCGCGATATGTTCGCGTAGCAACGCCGGGTCGATACCCAGTTCGATATCGTCCGGCACATGGGCTGACGCATGATCGCCCACGATCAGCAGATCCAGTCCGCCGCCGTCAATCTGATTATAGGCTTCGCTCATGCGCTCCTGATCCGCGTTTCCATCACCCACCAACCGGGATTGGCTTGCCGCACCGCCTGCGCCGCCGCCGCCAGAGCGCGATCGCTACGAAACAGCGCAAAGCAGGTCGCGCCCGATCCCGACATCCGCGCCAGCAGTAGATCCTCCTGCACCGCCAACATCGCCAGCACATCGCCAATGACCGGCGCGATCGCCAGCGCCGGCGCTTCCAGATCGTTGCGCGCCCCGTCGCGCAGCGCCTCCAGGCTGGACCCGTCGAGCGGACCACGATCCACCCGGTCCCAACCGGCGAATATCTGCGCCGTCGACACGCCGACGCCGGGATTGACCAGCAGCATCGGACATCCCTCCAGCCCGTCCACGGCATGGCGCGCCAGCCTTTCGCCGCGCCCCCCGACCATCTGCGTCACGCTGGCGACACAGGCCGGCACGTCCGATCCCAGGTCCAGCGCCAGCCCCGCCAGCTCCCCGGCCTCGATCCGCACATCCCACAATTGCGCCAGCAACCGCAGCGTGGCCGCCGCATCCGCCGACCCGCCGCCGATACCGGACGCCACCGGCAGATATTTGGTCAGCCGTATCGCCGCGCCGCGCTGCTCGCCCAGATAGGCCTGCAACGCCCGCGCCGCCCGCACCACCAGATTGTCCGCATCCGCGCCCAGCGCCGCCCCGAATGGCCCGTCGATCGCCAGGTCGATCGCGCCATCGTCGGTCGCCTGTCCCTGCAACCGGTCGCCATGCTCCGCGAAGACGAACAGGCTCTCCAGAGCATGATAGCCATCGTCGCGCCGCGCCCGTACATGCAGCGCGACATTGACCTTGGCATAGGCGATCTCGGTGACGGGCGCATCGACCAGCCCGATCTGCGCGTCCATTTTCCCGTCAGGGTGCGGCATATTCGGGCCTCATCCCCATCTTGCGCTTCGCCGCCAGCCGCGTGGCGACGTCGCCCTCGGCAAAGACCGACGCGGCCGCCCAGGCGTAACGCGCCTCATACCGCCGCCCCGCAACCCACAGAGCATCACCCAGATGTTCGTTGATCGTGCTGTCGGTCGGCGCCGCCGCCGCCGCGCGCTCCAATACCGGCACCGCCGCGTCGACATTGCCGGTCACGAACTGCGCCCAGCCCAGCGAGTCGGTGATCGACGCATCCTGCGGCTTGAGCGCGCTCGCCTTTTTGAGCAATTCCAGCGCCGCCTCGACATTCTGCCGCCGCTCGATTTGCGCATAGCCCAGATAGTTGAGGATCACCGGCTCATTGGGCGCGATCTTCGCCGCACGTTCCAGCACCGCACGCGCCTCGTCCCATCTTTTGCCCTGTTCCAGCGCGCTGCCCTCGAACAGCAGCAGCGTCCAGGGCAACTGGTCGCCTTCATAGCCGGCCTGTGCCGCCCGGAACGCCGTCGCCGCACCGTCGAAATCCTGCTTCTGCGCCAATAAACGCCCCAACCGCACCTGCCGCTCCGCCTCCGCGCCCGGCTCCGCCGCCTGCACGCGGGCCAGCGCCAGCGCGCCATCCATGTCGCCAGCCGCCGCCAGCGCGTCGATCAGTTCGGCCTGCGCGAGGGCGCCATACCAGCCATTGGCCGGCACCATCCCCGCTTCGGCGACGCCGCCCGCCGCATGGCCCTGCGCCGTCAGCAACCGGGCCGACACGATGTGGATTTCCGGACCGTCGGGATCGGCGAAGGTCGCGATCCGCGCCAGCCGCAACCCCAGCGCCGAACCGCTGGAATCGGACGACACGTCGACCGCCAGCCGCGCCAGCAAGCGCGCAAAGCCCTGCGCCGGCGTCGTCGCCGCGCCCGCCGCCTTCAACCCCTTGCCCTTTTCGATGTCGGCGCGCGCCCGCGCGAAGCTGGCGCTGCCGACCGGCAACAGGGTCAAGGCCTCCGCCTTCGCGCGCCGCGCCGCGAATTGCCCGGCAAAGGCGAGCCGCAACGCCGCGCCATCGCCACTGCGCACGGCCAGCGCCCGCCGCGTCGCTGGCGCCGCCGTCGCCAGATCGCCGCGCGCCAGCGCCTGCAACGCCATATGCTCGTCGGCATAGCGCAAACCCAGCGCCGCGAACCGATCCTTGCCGTCGATCACCGGCGGCGCATATTGCCCCTCGCCCAGCGATATCCAGCTACGGACGATGGGCGTGAGGAAAGCGAAATTGCCTTCCTCCAGCATCCGGTCGGTCAATGCGCGCGCGCTGGCCCAATCCTTGGCCGTCAGCGCTTCACCGATCAGCAGCAGCGTGCCGTCGCGCGGCAGCGCCCCCGCCCGGTCCAGCAACGCGGCCGACTGCCGCGCCAGCAACCGGTCCCCGCTCTCCAGCGCCTGCACATAGGATCGCCGGGCGATCTCGATCCGCGCCGGGTCTTGTTTCAGCGCCTCGCGATAGCTGGCGACCGCCAGCCCCAGCGCGCCGTCCCCGTCCGCCATTCGCGCCCTCGCATAGGCATGGAGCGCGCCATTTCCCACCATGGCGGGATCGACCGACGCCCCCGCCATGGTCGGAACCATCGCCGGGGTCGTCAGCATCAGCAACAGGGTCAGGCGCTTACATGTTCGGATAATTCGGTCCTCCGCCGCCTTCGGGTACGACCCAGTTGATATTCTGGGTCGGGTCCTTGATGTCGCACGTCTTGCAGTGGACGCAATTCTGCGCGTTGATCTGGAACCGGGGATTGCCCTCTTCCTGACCGACCACTTCATAGACACCCGCCGGACAGTAACGCTGCGCCGGCTCGTCATAAAGGGGAAGATTGTAGCTGATCGGGATCGCCGGATCCTTGAGCTGCAAATGAACCGGCTGGTCCTCCTCATGATTGGTGTTGGACAGGAACACCGACGACAGGCGGTCGAAACTCACCACGCCATCGGGCTTGGGATAGGCGATCTTCGCGCAGGCGTCCTTGGGCCAGATCTTCTCATTGTCGGCCTTGTGCTTCATCGTGAAGGGCAGGCCGATCTTGAGCGTGCGCATCCACATGTCGATGCCTGCCAGCAGCGTGCCGATCGTCCCACCGAACTTCGACAGCAAAGGCTCGGCATTCTTCACCAGCTTCAATTCGTCCGCGATCCAGCTCGACCGCAGGCGCAATTCATAATCGTCCAGAACGTCGCGGGCGCGCTCGTTCTGAATCGCCTCGAACGCCGCCTCGGCCGCCAGCATGCCGGACTTCATCGCCGTATGCGTGCCCTTGATCCGCGGCACATTCACGAAGCCCGCCGAACAGCCGATCAGCGCGCCGCCGGGGAAGGCCAGCTTGGGGATCGACTGCCAGCCACCCTCGTTGATCGCGCGCGCGCCATAGGAGACGCGACGCCCGCCCTCCAGATATTTGCGAATTTCAGGATGCTGCTTCCAGCGCTGGAACTCTTCGAACGGATAGAGATGCGGGTTGCGATAGCCCAGTCCCACGACGAAGCCCAACGCCACCTGTCCATTGGCCTGATGGTAGAGAAATCCCCCGCCATAGGCATCGGTCAGCGGCCAGCCCTGCGAATGGATCACCAGCCCCGGCCGATACATAGCGGGATCGATGTCCCACAATTCCTTCATGCCCAGGCCATAGACCTGCGGCTCGCTGTCGGCGTCGAGGGCGAACTGGCGCTTCAATATCTTGGTCAGGTGGCCGCGCGCGCCTTCGGCGAAGAAGGTATATTTGGCGTGCAGTTCCAGGCCGGGCTGATAGTCGCCCTTCCGGTTGCCTTCGCGGTCGATGCCCATGTCGCCGGTGGCGACGCCCTTCACGCTGCCATCCTCATTATAGAGGATTTCGGCCGCCGCGAAGCCGGGAAAGATTTCCACGCCCAGCCCCTCGGCCTGCTCGCCCAGCCAGCGGCACAGATTGCCCAGCGATCCGGTATAGGTGCCCTTATTATGCATCCACCCCGGCGTCATCATGTGCGGCATGGCGATCTTGCCGGTTTTGGTCAGGAACCAGTGCTGGTTGTCCGTCACCGGCACATCGGCCAGCGAACAGCCCATCTCGCGCCAGTCAGGCAGCAATTCGTCGAGCGCCTTGGGATCGATCACCGCCCCGGACAGGATATGGGCGCCGATTTCCGACCCCTTTTCCAGAACGCAGACCGCGAGTTCCTGGCCCGCATCATTCGCCAATTGCTTCAATCGGATGGCCGCCGACAGACCGGCCGGCCCACCGCCGACGATCACGATGTCATAGGGCATCGATTCCCGTTCGCTCATTCATCCCTCCATTGGGGCGATCGGCGGGCTGCACCCCGTCCTCTCCAATCGCCGCATTAGTCCAACACTTTACCATCGAAGGCGATGAAGCACCTTGACCCCCTCGTCAACCTCTGGCCCTAACTGTTCGTGATGCGGGGATTATTGCAGGATGATGCGGCGACCGCCGACGCCTATCTGGCGTGGTGGCAGCTCGCAGGCGTTGACAGCGCCATAGGCGAATCGCCAGTGAACTGGCTGCGCCCCGTCGCTGCGCGCCCATCCGGCATGGCGGCCGCCGCGATCGCAGCGCCCGTCAAGGAGAAGCCGCGAACGCTCGAATCGTTCCTTGACTGGCTCGCCAATGATCCGTCCCAGCCCGAACGGCGCTGGGCCGGCACACGGATCGTGCCGGTGGGCAAAACGCCGGCAGCGCTGATGGTCGTCACCGACCTGCCCGATCCTGCCGATATCTCCGAAGGCCGATTGCTCGCCGATCGCGCCGGCCAGTTGTTCGATGCGATGCTGCGGGCGATCGGCCTCGATCGCGACGCCATCCATCTCGCCTCGCTCTTCACCGCCCGCCCGCCCGGCGGCATGGTGGAGGCGTCCGATCTTGCCCTCGCAGCCGATCGGATGCGCACCCATGTCGCGCTGGCCCTTCCGCGCCGGCTGCTGCTGCTGGGCGACCGGACGATCCGTGCGCTGATGCCGACGGACGGTGCCGCATCGCCCGATAGTTTACGCCAATTTAATCATGATGGCGGCATTGTGCCCGCCGTCGCCACATTTCACCCCCGGTTGCTGCTGACCCAGCCGACAGCCAAGGCGGAATGCTGGCGCGCCCTGCAAAGCCTGATCGAGGAAGCCCGTCCGTGATTCGCGCCGCGACCCAAATTTCCCGTTTCGCCCTGATTGCCATGGGCCTGGCCCCCGCGCTTCCCGCCAGCGCCGAAACCGCCCCGGTCCTGCCGACCCTCTCGACCGAATCTTCGCCGCTGCAACTGAGCGATGGGGACAAGGCCCGCTACCGCGCCTTGTTCGCCGCGATCCAGGCGCAGCAATGGACCGACGCCAAGGCGATGGTCGCCGCGCTCGATCCGCAGGACGCCGTCCGTCCGCTGGCGCTGTCCGAAATCTATCTGGCGAAGGGATCGCCGCGGGTCGAATTGTTCGACCTGCTCGACCTCATCAACAAGGCCGCCTGGCTGCCCAAGGCGGACCAACTATCCCGCCTGGCGCAGAAGCGCGGCGCGACTATCCTGCCGACCCTGCCCCAGATTCAAAAAATGGTCTGGCTCGGCGCAGCCCCGCGCCGCCAATATGTCGCCGCGACCAAGACCGATACGCTGGCACAGGCGCTCGCCGGCCAAATCCAGACCCATGTGAAGAATGACGACCCGATCGGCGCGGAAGGCCTGCTGGCCACCGGCGAAGCGGGCCTGACGTCCGAAGGGCTGACCGAGGTGCGCCAGCGCGTCGCCTGGGCCTATTATATCGAAAATGACGATGGCAACGCCCGCCGCATGGCCGCGCGCGCGCTCGAAACCCGAACCGGCGGCGACTGGACGGTGCAGGCGCACTGGACCACTGGCCTTGCGTCGTGGCGCCAGAATGACTGCCGCACCGCCGCACCGGCCTTCGCCAATGTGGCCGCACTGGCGGGCGACGCCGACATGCGCGCCGCCGGCGCCTATTGGGCCTCGCGCGCCTATATGGTCTGCGGCGAAGCGGAGAAGGTCGCCGCCTATCTCAGGCAGGCGGCCCGTTCGGACGAAACCTTCTACGGCCTGCTCGCCCGCGAATCGCTCGGCCTGCCGCTCGGCGCCGCGCCGGTCGGCAGCCGCTTCGGCGCGCTCGAATGGCAGAAGCTCCGGGCCAGCCCCAATGCCCGCGCCGCGATCGCCCTGTCCGCGATCGGCGACAACGGCCGCGCCGACGAACTGATCCGCTATCAGGCCAAGATCGGCGGCAGCGACCAATATGACGCGCTGCTGCGCCTTGCCAGCGCCCTGAACCTGCCCGCGACCCAGCTCTGGCTCGCCCATAACGGCCCGGCGGGCAAGCAGCCCGACAGCTTCGCCCGCTTCCCCGCGCCCGACTGGCGCCCCGATGGCGGCTGGCGCGTCGATCCCTCGCTCATTTACGCCCACACGCTCCAGGAATCGGGCTTCCGCTCGGACGTCGTCAGCAGCGCGGGCGCACGCGGCCTGATGCAGGTCCGTCCCGGCACCGCCGGCGATGTGGGCCTCACCAACGCATCGCAACTCTTCGTGCCGTCCACCAACATGGAATATGGCCAGCGCTATCTGGAATCGCTGCGCGACATGAGCGCGACCGGCGGCCTGCTGCCCAAGGTGATGGCCGCCTATAATGCCGGCCCGCAGCCGGTCGATCGCTGGAACACGCAGGTCCATGACAAGGGCGATCCGCTGCTGTTCATGGAATCGCTGCCCTATTATGAAACCCGCGCCTATGTGAACATCGTCATGCGCAACTACTGGATGTACCAGATCCAGGCGAAGGGCAGCGCCGATTGCCTGACCGGCATGGCGCAGGGCATGTGGCCGACCTTCCCCAATGCCAAGGGCGTGAAGCTGGTACGGCTCAGCAAGGCCGACGGCCGCGCCCAGCCTTCCGCCGCCATGGGTGGCGGTTCCGACTGATGCCGATCGACGAGGGCCGGGCCTTCATTCCCGTCCGGATCGCCGTCCTCACCGTCTCCGACACACGCGGCATCGCCGAGGACCGCTCCGGCGATGCGCTGATCGAACGGCTGGAAAGCGCCGGCCATATCCTCGCCGCCCGCTATATCGAGCGCGACGATCGGTCCGCCATCGTCGCCCGCCTCCATGCCTGGATCGACGATCCGCAGATCGACGTCATCCTCACCACTGGCGGCACCGGCGTCACCGGCCGCGACGTCACGCCGGAAGCGCTCGCCCAGGTGCAGGACAAGGAAATCCCCGGTTTTGGCGAGCTGTTCCGCTGGCTCAGCTACCAGAGCATCGGCACCTCCACCATCCAGTCGCGCGCCACCGCCTGCGTCGCCCGCGGCACCTATATCTTCGCGCTGCCCGGCTCGACCGGCGCGGTGAAGGACGCCTGGGACGGCATCCTCGTCACCCAACTCGACAGCCGTTTCCGCCCCTGCAACTTCGTCGAACTGATGCCGCGGCTGATGGAGCTGTAAGGCCGGTCCGGCATTTCATTAGTTAGCCAATTAATGAAATGCTGGATGCCGTACTGCTGTTGCACTTGTGGTCTCAATTGACACGTTGTTCCTTATATGTTCTTATGTGCCATGGCGATCGAAAGGGGCAGAGGCGCAACGCTGAACGGCGACAGCCACCGCTTCAACCTCCCCCAGCGGGAGGCCGACGGCGACTGGCTCGATACGGTCGAGCAACTGGACGGCCCTGTCCCGCGCCGCCGCACCCAGGTCACGGTTGAACATCCCCGCACGATCCTCACGCGCAACGCCAGCCCCGACATCGGCTTTTCCCAATCGATCAACGCCTATCGGGGGTGCGAACATGGCTGCATCTATTGCTTCGCGCGCCCGTCCCATGCCTATCACGACCTGTCCCCCGGCCTCGATTTCGAAACCAGATTGTTCGCCAAGCCCGATGCCGCAAAGCTGCTGCGCGCCGAACTGTCGAAGCGCAACTATGTCGTCGCGCCCATCGCCATGGGCACGAACACCGACCCCTATCAACCGATCGAAAAGGATTGGCGGATCACGCGGGATATATTGGAATTGCTGGTCGAAACCCGCCACCCGACCTTCATCACCACCAAGTCCGACCGCATAGTGCGCGACATCGACCTGCTCGCCGATCTGGCGCGCGACCGGCTGGTTGCCGTCATGCTCTCCGTCACCAGCCTTGACCCCGCCATCGCCCACACCCTGGAACCCCGCGCGCCGCATCCGCTGCGCCGGATCGAAGCGATCCGCCAGCTATCGGCCGCCGGCATCCCCGTCACCGCCAGCATCTCGCCGGTCATCCCCGCCATCACCGACCATGAGATC
Encoded proteins:
- a CDS encoding type III PLP-dependent enzyme, with the protein product MHKHPSALGVATTLKPAAPVTLIRPEAAARAARFFVEKFPGRSLYAVKANPSPDLIRTLFANGVTHFDVASIAEVRLVAETLAGEEGVKLCFMHPVKAEEAIAEAYHRYGVRTFSLDTIDELDKIMRACDDATDLELCVRLRVSSEHSELSLASKFGAELGETRELLMATRQAADALGICFHVGSQAMSPQAYSDAIERVRAAIVDAAVTVDIIDVGGGFPSIYPGMEPVALENYFEAIHRGFESLPVSYSSELWCEPGRALSAEYSSIIVRVERRRGTELYITDGAYGALFDAAHIGWRFPVALLREEESEEELTAFSFYGPTCDDMDHMVGPFMLPADVTVGDYIEIGMLGAYGAAMRTGFNGFTSEATIEVEDEPMASLYTEVVPVRRRANVIKLG
- a CDS encoding class I SAM-dependent RNA methyltransferase; protein product: MTDTDLDIIIRIAAKGDGITADGRHFPLTAPGDRIGPGGFVIAGPHHVDPACTHFPACGGCQIQQLDEVSYADFVTARVTGALAGQGVVPVTVLPPHISPPMTRRRAALRAARAGKRVTIGFAEGGSHRLIDLEMCAVLDPRLFALVAPLRGLLATILPDKRAAHVKMSLVDQGVDLLLEGVKVEGLAADEALGDFARAHGLARLTIDEGDGAQTRWEPEAATISFGGVPVGFPPFAFLQATPDGEAALVGAVRDALPETGAIADLFAGLGTFALALGDGRPVYAGEGARDAILSLKLAAGRAQRRLAADHRDLFRRPLTPEELNRFAAVILDPPRAGAREQVLQLAASAVPVVAYVSCNPASFARDAAHLTAAGYRLDSVKPVGQFRWTTHVELVGIFRR
- a CDS encoding N-formylglutamate amidohydrolase, giving the protein MSEAYNQIDGGGLDLLIVGDHASAHVPDDIELGIDPALLREHIAIDIGVAEVSRLLAGQLGCTAILGGVSRLVIDLNREEDAPGLLPVMSDGHAIPGNRDADLADRMMRFHHPYHHRVATLLEGMGSPFILSVHSFTPLLASDPGQQRPWDIGVLYNQDDRAGRIAIPLLEAAGLKVGDQLPYAGTLLNATMNRHAESNGIPYLAVEMRQDLVGDAEGQARFASILGPAVLACRSRLA
- a CDS encoding tetratricopeptide repeat protein, which gives rise to MLTTPAMVPTMAGASVDPAMVGNGALHAYARARMADGDGALGLAVASYREALKQDPARIEIARRSYVQALESGDRLLARQSAALLDRAGALPRDGTLLLIGEALTAKDWASARALTDRMLEEGNFAFLTPIVRSWISLGEGQYAPPVIDGKDRFAALGLRYADEHMALQALARGDLATAAPATRRALAVRSGDGAALRLAFAGQFAARRAKAEALTLLPVGSASFARARADIEKGKGLKAAGAATTPAQGFARLLARLAVDVSSDSSGSALGLRLARIATFADPDGPEIHIVSARLLTAQGHAAGGVAEAGMVPANGWYGALAQAELIDALAAAGDMDGALALARVQAAEPGAEAERQVRLGRLLAQKQDFDGAATAFRAAQAGYEGDQLPWTLLLFEGSALEQGKRWDEARAVLERAAKIAPNEPVILNYLGYAQIERRQNVEAALELLKKASALKPQDASITDSLGWAQFVTGNVDAAVPVLERAAAAAPTDSTINEHLGDALWVAGRRYEARYAWAAASVFAEGDVATRLAAKRKMGMRPEYAAP
- a CDS encoding 4-(cytidine 5'-diphospho)-2-C-methyl-D-erythritol kinase, which encodes MPHPDGKMDAQIGLVDAPVTEIAYAKVNVALHVRARRDDGYHALESLFVFAEHGDRLQGQATDDGAIDLAIDGPFGAALGADADNLVVRAARALQAYLGEQRGAAIRLTKYLPVASGIGGGSADAAATLRLLAQLWDVRIEAGELAGLALDLGSDVPACVASVTQMVGGRGERLARHAVDGLEGCPMLLVNPGVGVSTAQIFAGWDRVDRGPLDGSSLEALRDGARNDLEAPALAIAPVIGDVLAMLAVQEDLLLARMSGSGATCFALFRSDRALAAAAQAVRQANPGWWVMETRIRSA
- a CDS encoding NAD(P)H-hydrate dehydratase — protein: MTGGPILTAAQMRAAEQAAFDAGIDDYGLMETAGAAAAEIIWRVGHRRDALILCGPGNNGGDGYVIARILRDRGAPVRVAALGESRTVSGQRARAAWGGPVEDMMTAAPATQLVDALFGTGLTRGLDDAVAARLCALVGTAAVSHAIDLPSGVETDSGAILSAVPRFGTCIALGACKPAHMLQPAAGHSGRLVLADIGITVSSAVHRLGAPILSAPAADAHKYTRGLVAVVGGAMPGASLLASIAAAHSGAGSVRRFAVDRPIVGPHAVVNLRIEAPEGIGEALADERIDVVLVGPGLGRDADGRARLAAAMDAGHALVLDADALTLLGGEGARAIPAGAILTPHEGEFRRLFGDLPGSKIDRALVAARQSDAVVVYKGADSVVAAPDGRAAVATGASTWLSTAGTGDVLAGLCAGRLAATGDPIRAACEAVWLHGEAARRAGPAFVADDLLGALPAAIAARL